In Alloyangia pacifica, the following proteins share a genomic window:
- a CDS encoding ABC transporter permease → MSSLDRKLQRDLWRMKGQAAAIAVVMALGVMMQVMMAGLVVTLDETRRGYYERYRFAEVFAPVTRAPGHLLHQVAALPGVARAEGRISGAARIELPDHAVPVAARALSLPDHAEPALNAIRVQQGRLFNPGAPEEVVLLDTFAAAHGMRPGDSLQVVMNGARRSLRITGLARAPEFLYAAAPGEMVPDDARFAVLWMSQTSLAAAFDMRGAYSEFLVTLTRGTDPRGVIAALDHLLKPWGAAGAYDREDQFSHRFVSEEISGLRDTAAAIPPVFLGIAAFLLNIVIARMVQAEREEIGLLKAFGYRGAEIGGHYLKLVLAIAVAGALLGALLGILAGRGMVQLYLQFYKFPFLVFRLDPGALALGLVVSVLAAAAGGAVVLRRIFALQPAEAMRPPTPADYRRAGRWARAVKSLDQPTRMVLRRFTRTPFRMLGAVVGITFGMGLSVGMLTIHAGFNQAVALSFDVLDRSEASVTFTHAVSQKTLLELARHPGVLQAEGSRAVAVVLRNGRLTHRGAITGLPPKYELVRALTPDFVPLALDGSGLVLSTALARKLKARAGDVLTVEVREGAQPVLRLPVTGVSETVLGAPAYMALAALDRALFEPGRISSAALRLDPAQAEAVQVWLRDQPVVAGVSLKSEARAAFERVMNQGTGATRFIMAAVAFTITFGIIYNAARIALAERAHDLASLRVIGFSKGEAAYVLLGELGLVTLLALPCGALLGWGIAHMLAAAYSSDLYTITVVFRPAAFGFAALVVIAGAVLSGLLVKRDVDRADLVAALKTRD, encoded by the coding sequence ATGAGTAGCCTCGACCGCAAGCTCCAGCGCGACCTGTGGCGGATGAAGGGGCAGGCGGCGGCGATTGCCGTCGTCATGGCGCTGGGCGTGATGATGCAGGTGATGATGGCCGGGCTCGTCGTGACGCTCGACGAGACCCGCCGGGGCTACTACGAGCGCTACCGCTTCGCCGAGGTCTTCGCACCGGTGACCCGCGCGCCGGGTCACCTGCTGCACCAGGTTGCGGCACTTCCAGGCGTGGCGCGGGCCGAGGGGCGCATCTCCGGCGCGGCGCGGATCGAGCTGCCGGACCACGCGGTCCCGGTGGCGGCCCGGGCCCTGTCCTTGCCCGACCACGCCGAACCCGCGCTCAACGCCATCAGGGTGCAGCAGGGGCGGCTCTTCAACCCCGGCGCGCCCGAGGAGGTGGTCCTGCTCGATACGTTCGCCGCCGCGCATGGAATGCGGCCCGGAGACAGCCTGCAGGTGGTCATGAACGGCGCGCGACGCAGTCTGCGGATCACCGGGCTCGCCCGCGCGCCGGAATTCCTCTACGCCGCAGCGCCGGGGGAGATGGTACCGGATGACGCGCGCTTCGCCGTGCTTTGGATGTCGCAGACCTCGCTTGCCGCCGCCTTCGACATGAGGGGCGCCTATTCCGAGTTCCTCGTGACGCTGACCCGGGGCACCGATCCGCGCGGGGTGATCGCGGCGCTCGATCACCTTCTCAAGCCTTGGGGCGCGGCGGGGGCCTATGACCGCGAGGACCAGTTCTCGCACCGCTTCGTCTCGGAGGAGATCAGCGGGCTGCGCGACACGGCAGCGGCGATCCCGCCGGTGTTCCTCGGCATCGCCGCCTTTCTGCTGAACATCGTCATCGCCCGGATGGTGCAGGCCGAACGCGAGGAGATCGGCCTGCTCAAGGCCTTCGGCTACCGCGGCGCCGAGATCGGCGGGCACTACCTCAAGCTGGTGCTGGCGATCGCCGTGGCCGGAGCGCTGCTGGGCGCGCTGCTTGGCATCCTCGCGGGGCGCGGGATGGTGCAGCTCTACCTGCAGTTCTACAAGTTCCCCTTCCTTGTCTTCCGGCTCGACCCGGGCGCGCTGGCGCTGGGCCTGGTGGTGAGCGTGCTGGCGGCGGCGGCGGGAGGGGCGGTGGTGCTGCGCCGCATCTTCGCGCTGCAACCGGCCGAGGCGATGCGCCCGCCCACCCCCGCCGACTACCGCCGCGCCGGCCGCTGGGCGCGGGCGGTGAAGTCGCTTGACCAGCCCACCCGCATGGTGCTGCGCCGCTTCACCCGCACGCCCTTTCGCATGCTCGGTGCCGTGGTGGGGATCACCTTCGGCATGGGGCTCTCTGTCGGGATGCTGACCATCCACGCGGGGTTCAATCAAGCGGTGGCGCTCAGCTTCGACGTGCTCGATCGCTCCGAGGCGAGCGTAACCTTTACCCATGCCGTGTCGCAGAAGACCCTGCTCGAGCTGGCGCGCCACCCCGGCGTGCTGCAGGCCGAGGGCTCACGTGCGGTGGCGGTGGTGCTGCGCAATGGACGCCTGACCCACCGGGGAGCGATCACCGGGCTGCCGCCGAAGTACGAGTTGGTCCGCGCATTGACACCCGACTTCGTCCCTCTCGCGCTCGACGGCTCGGGGCTGGTGCTGAGCACGGCACTGGCGCGCAAGCTGAAGGCGCGCGCGGGGGACGTGCTGACCGTCGAGGTGCGCGAAGGCGCGCAGCCAGTACTGCGCCTGCCGGTTACAGGCGTTTCGGAGACCGTGCTCGGCGCCCCTGCCTATATGGCGCTGGCGGCGCTGGACCGGGCGCTCTTTGAGCCGGGCCGGATTTCCAGCGCCGCCCTGAGGCTCGACCCGGCGCAGGCCGAGGCGGTGCAGGTCTGGCTGCGCGACCAGCCGGTGGTGGCCGGGGTGAGCCTCAAGTCCGAGGCGCGCGCGGCCTTCGAGCGGGTGATGAACCAGGGCACCGGCGCGACGCGCTTCATCATGGCGGCGGTGGCCTTCACCATCACCTTCGGCATCATCTACAACGCCGCGCGCATCGCGCTCGCCGAACGCGCCCACGACCTCGCCAGCCTGCGTGTCATCGGCTTTTCCAAAGGCGAGGCTGCCTATGTGCTGCTTGGTGAACTCGGGCTGGTGACGCTGCTGGCGCTGCCCTGCGGCGCTCTGCTCGGCTGGGGCATCGCGCATATGCTGGCCGCCGCCTATTCCTCGGACCTCTACACGATCACGGTGGTGTTCCGGCCCGCCGCCTTCGGATTCGCCGCGCTGGTGGTGATCGCGGGCGCGGTCCTCTCGGGGCTGCTGGTAAAACGCGACGTGGACCGCGCCGACCTCGTCGCCGCGCTCAAGACACGGGATTGA
- a CDS encoding efflux RND transporter periplasmic adaptor subunit: MALNRPRNRTRLVLGLGLALLLVLALAAAFWPRSELVDLGQVTRGPLVVTIDEEGKTEVRDVYVVTTPVAGRLLRVQAIDGDAVTQGDVVAHMRPAAPSVLDLRTREQARAVVAAAQAALLQAKAEVNVAQADVELAVSDHDRAKALAARGTISTAALDQARTAALASQARLETARAAVAMREAELANAQAQLIGFDDQGLAEALAEVGASDIPLRAPVDGRILRVVEESETTLAAGAPVLEIGNIVQDLQVAVDLISSDAVQVVPGARVMLEDWGGPGALEAQVERIAPLGTTEVSALGVEEQRVRVILRFMASPEARAALGHGYRVLARIVIWEEADTLQIPQSAAFREGAGWAVFRVEDGRAAKLPVTLGQGNGRQVQVLEGLEEGDQIVLYPPADLLDGGLVAQRRAG; the protein is encoded by the coding sequence ATGGCTCTCAACCGACCCCGCAACCGCACCCGGCTGGTCCTTGGCCTCGGTCTTGCGCTGCTGCTCGTTCTGGCGCTGGCCGCCGCCTTCTGGCCACGTTCCGAGCTCGTCGATCTCGGGCAGGTGACGCGCGGGCCTCTGGTGGTGACCATCGACGAGGAGGGCAAGACCGAGGTGCGCGACGTCTACGTGGTGACAACGCCCGTCGCCGGGCGGCTCTTGCGGGTGCAGGCCATCGATGGTGACGCGGTGACGCAGGGCGACGTGGTGGCGCACATGCGCCCCGCCGCGCCCTCGGTGCTCGACCTGCGCACCCGCGAGCAGGCGCGGGCGGTGGTGGCGGCGGCGCAGGCGGCCTTGCTGCAGGCCAAGGCCGAGGTGAACGTGGCGCAGGCGGACGTGGAGCTGGCGGTCTCGGACCATGACCGGGCCAAGGCGCTGGCGGCACGGGGCACGATCTCGACCGCGGCGCTTGATCAGGCGCGGACCGCGGCGCTGGCGTCGCAGGCCCGGCTCGAGACGGCGCGCGCGGCGGTGGCCATGCGCGAGGCGGAGCTGGCCAACGCGCAGGCCCAGCTCATCGGCTTCGACGATCAGGGCCTGGCCGAGGCGCTGGCCGAGGTCGGGGCCTCGGACATCCCGCTGCGCGCCCCGGTCGACGGGCGTATCCTGCGGGTGGTCGAGGAGTCCGAGACCACGCTGGCGGCGGGGGCGCCGGTGCTCGAGATCGGCAATATCGTGCAGGACTTGCAGGTGGCCGTGGACCTCATTTCCTCGGACGCGGTGCAGGTGGTGCCGGGTGCGCGTGTGATGCTGGAAGACTGGGGCGGGCCAGGCGCGTTGGAGGCGCAGGTCGAGCGGATCGCGCCGCTTGGCACCACCGAGGTCTCGGCGCTGGGGGTCGAAGAGCAGCGGGTGCGGGTGATCCTGCGGTTCATGGCGTCCCCCGAGGCCCGCGCGGCGCTGGGGCATGGTTACCGCGTGCTGGCGAGGATTGTGATCTGGGAGGAGGCGGACACGCTGCAGATCCCGCAGAGCGCGGCCTTCCGCGAGGGGGCGGGCTGGGCGGTGTTCCGTGTCGAAGACGGGCGCGCGGCGAAGCTGCCGGTCACGCTCGGGCAGGGGAATGGGCGGCAGGTACAGGTGCTCGAGGGGCTGGAGGAGGGCGATCAGATCGTGCTCTACCCGCCCGCGGATCTGTTGGATGGCGGACTCGTGGCGCAGCGGCGGGCCGGATGA
- a CDS encoding accessory factor UbiK family protein, with product MQTRNKVFEDLSQLMTNAMGVAQGAKDEAETAMKSMIDRWLADRDFVTREEFDAVRAMAQKAREENEALKARLDALEKGQG from the coding sequence ATGCAGACGCGCAACAAGGTATTCGAAGATCTGTCGCAGCTCATGACCAACGCCATGGGCGTGGCGCAGGGCGCGAAGGATGAGGCCGAAACGGCGATGAAATCGATGATCGACCGGTGGCTGGCCGATCGCGATTTCGTGACCCGCGAGGAATTCGACGCGGTCCGCGCCATGGCGCAGAAGGCCCGCGAAGAGAACGAGGCGCTCAAGGCGCGCCTCGACGCGCTGGAAAAAGGTCAGGGCTGA
- the lgt gene encoding prolipoprotein diacylglyceryl transferase, which translates to MKAAIPFPPLSSEVFSISVFGTDFALRWYALAYIAGIIIGWRIAVAAVKRVHLWPGDQPPMSPAQVEQLLTWVILGIILGGRLGFVLFYQPAYYLSHPAEILMVWHGGMSFHGGFLGVLIGFLGFCLKNRIRIGSTADMLAIAVPPGLLLGRIANFVNAELWGRPTELPWGVIFPGEAAQACGQAVGEFCARHPSQLYEAALEGILLGGLLLWLALRKGGLKTPWQMAGVFLAGYGIARFLVEFVRQPDAQFVSPGNPLGLAWHLGGYGLTMGQMLSLPMVLVGLGLILWARRRA; encoded by the coding sequence ATGAAAGCCGCCATTCCTTTTCCGCCCCTGTCCTCCGAGGTCTTCTCGATCTCGGTCTTCGGCACGGATTTCGCCCTGCGCTGGTACGCGCTTGCCTATATCGCGGGCATCATCATCGGCTGGCGCATCGCCGTCGCCGCGGTGAAACGCGTCCACCTCTGGCCGGGCGACCAGCCGCCGATGAGCCCGGCGCAGGTCGAGCAGCTGCTGACCTGGGTGATCCTCGGTATCATCCTCGGCGGGCGGCTCGGTTTCGTGCTGTTCTACCAGCCCGCCTACTACCTGAGCCACCCGGCCGAGATCCTGATGGTCTGGCATGGCGGCATGTCCTTCCATGGCGGCTTCCTGGGGGTGCTGATTGGCTTCCTCGGTTTCTGCCTGAAGAACCGCATCCGGATCGGGTCCACTGCCGATATGCTGGCGATCGCCGTGCCGCCGGGACTGCTGCTTGGCCGCATCGCCAATTTCGTCAACGCCGAGCTCTGGGGCCGCCCGACCGAGCTGCCCTGGGGGGTGATCTTCCCCGGCGAGGCGGCGCAGGCGTGCGGGCAGGCGGTGGGCGAGTTTTGCGCCCGCCACCCGTCGCAGCTCTACGAAGCGGCGCTCGAGGGTATATTGCTCGGCGGTCTTCTGCTTTGGCTGGCGCTTCGCAAGGGCGGGCTGAAGACGCCGTGGCAGATGGCGGGCGTGTTCCTCGCCGGCTACGGCATCGCGCGCTTCCTCGTGGAATTCGTGCGCCAGCCCGACGCGCAGTTCGTCTCGCCCGGCAATCCCCTGGGACTGGCCTGGCATCTTGGGGGCTACGGGCTCACCATGGGACAGATGCTGTCGCTGCCGATGGTGCTTGTCGGACTCGGCCTGATCCTCTGGGCGCGGCGCCGCGCATGA
- a CDS encoding class I SAM-dependent methyltransferase has product MSALLPLLEARIAAEGPMSVAEYMTWCLLHPQHGYYTTRDPLGAKGDFTTAPEISQMFGELLGLALAQSWVDQGCPERIILAELGPGRGTLMADALRAMRAVPELIAAAELHLVEASPALRAEQAKRLGGFAPRWHDSLADLPEGPLFLLANEFFDVLPVRQFLRDGEGWRERVVGWHEGHLSFGLTDIAPQAALEHRLADTEQGDMVEICAPAEALVQEVGRRIAAHGGAALVIDYGSWGSLGDTLQAVRSHERTAPLDTPGEADLTAHVNFRALAQAAAPAAHAPLTAQGVFLERLGITERARALAARLQGAALESHIAAHRRLTHPGEMGSLFKVLALHAPHSPPPPGLDT; this is encoded by the coding sequence ATGAGCGCGCTGCTCCCATTGCTCGAGGCGCGCATCGCGGCCGAGGGGCCGATGAGCGTTGCCGAATACATGACGTGGTGTCTGCTGCATCCGCAGCACGGCTATTACACCACCCGCGATCCACTTGGGGCCAAGGGCGATTTCACCACCGCGCCGGAGATCAGCCAGATGTTCGGCGAGTTGCTGGGCCTGGCGCTGGCGCAGTCCTGGGTGGATCAGGGGTGCCCGGAGCGGATCATCCTCGCCGAGCTGGGGCCGGGGCGTGGCACGCTGATGGCCGACGCGCTGCGCGCCATGCGCGCGGTGCCCGAACTGATCGCGGCAGCGGAGCTGCATCTCGTCGAGGCCTCCCCCGCACTTCGTGCCGAACAGGCCAAGCGGCTCGGGGGCTTTGCGCCCAGATGGCACGACAGCCTGGCCGACCTGCCCGAGGGGCCGCTCTTCCTGCTCGCCAACGAGTTCTTCGACGTGCTGCCGGTGCGCCAGTTCCTGCGCGACGGAGAGGGCTGGCGCGAGCGCGTGGTGGGCTGGCACGAGGGGCATCTGTCCTTCGGGCTCACCGACATCGCGCCACAGGCCGCGCTCGAGCACCGGCTGGCCGACACCGAGCAGGGCGACATGGTCGAAATCTGCGCCCCCGCCGAGGCCCTCGTGCAAGAGGTCGGACGGCGAATCGCGGCCCATGGCGGCGCCGCGCTGGTCATCGATTACGGCAGCTGGGGCAGCCTGGGCGACACGCTTCAGGCGGTGCGGTCGCATGAAAGAACGGCACCGCTGGACACCCCCGGAGAGGCCGATCTGACCGCCCATGTGAACTTTCGCGCACTGGCACAGGCGGCTGCCCCGGCAGCCCACGCGCCATTGACCGCGCAGGGCGTCTTCCTCGAACGGCTCGGCATCACCGAGCGCGCTCGCGCGCTCGCGGCCCGGTTGCAGGGTGCGGCACTGGAAAGCCACATCGCCGCACATCGCCGGTTGACGCACCCCGGTGAAATGGGAAGTTTGTTCAAGGTTCTGGCGCTGCACGCGCCGCACTCACCGCCGCCGCCCGGATTGGATACATGA
- the pgeF gene encoding peptidoglycan editing factor PgeF yields MTLEIITAESLSPLRHGFFTRKGGASSGVFSGLNCGPGSSDQREIVAINRARVAQAMEVPNEALVTVSQVHSSKVVTVTGPVSDPRPEADGLVTREPGIALAVLTADCQPVLFADSEAGVIGAAHAGWRGAQAGVLEETIDAMIALGASRDGIRAVIGPTISQRAYEVGPEFLEEFMAEDPGNGRFFAGGQGNRAQFDLPAYGLHRLRSAGVAAEWTRHCTYSDPDRFYSFRRATHLREADYGRLISAIRL; encoded by the coding sequence ATGACGCTGGAAATCATCACCGCCGAGTCACTCAGCCCCCTCCGGCACGGGTTCTTCACCCGCAAAGGAGGCGCGTCCTCGGGGGTGTTTTCCGGTCTCAACTGCGGGCCGGGCTCGTCGGACCAGCGCGAGATCGTTGCGATCAACCGCGCCCGGGTGGCGCAGGCGATGGAAGTTCCGAACGAGGCGCTGGTCACGGTCAGCCAGGTGCATTCCTCCAAAGTGGTCACGGTGACCGGGCCGGTATCCGACCCGCGTCCCGAGGCCGACGGGCTTGTGACCCGCGAGCCGGGCATCGCGCTCGCGGTGCTCACCGCCGACTGCCAGCCGGTGCTCTTTGCCGACTCCGAGGCTGGGGTGATCGGCGCCGCCCACGCGGGCTGGCGCGGCGCGCAGGCCGGCGTGCTGGAAGAGACGATCGACGCGATGATCGCCCTCGGCGCCAGCCGCGATGGCATCCGCGCGGTGATCGGGCCGACCATCAGCCAGCGCGCCTACGAGGTCGGGCCGGAATTCCTCGAGGAGTTCATGGCGGAAGACCCGGGCAACGGTCGTTTCTTCGCGGGCGGGCAGGGCAATCGCGCGCAGTTCGACCTGCCGGCCTATGGGCTGCACCGGCTGCGCAGCGCGGGGGTCGCGGCAGAATGGACCCGCCACTGCACCTATTCCGACCCGGACCGCTTCTACTCCTTCCGCCGGGCGACCCACCTGCGCGAGGCCGACTACGGTCGGCTGATCTCGGCGATCCGTCTCTGA
- a CDS encoding Hint domain-containing protein has translation MRKYEVAALSPDLSISMKQQVAPALPLFEEACSAFARGTLIQTLRGPVAVEDLLPGDYIETSRGTQSITWIGSTTYVPGVHSDESALGSLIRVTAEAFGLGRPGVDLLLGPAARMVVTRARFRALLGQDSVLVPVIDEADWDRIVPVTPAGGVQLYHLMVQRHATIRVGGLEMETYHPGKMLHSLTSPNMRALFLSIFDNLSELQDFGELSMTRSSREAVDSLLAS, from the coding sequence ATGCGCAAGTACGAGGTCGCTGCCCTGTCGCCCGATCTCTCGATCTCGATGAAACAGCAGGTGGCGCCGGCGCTGCCGCTGTTCGAAGAGGCCTGCTCTGCCTTTGCGCGCGGCACCTTGATCCAGACCCTGCGCGGCCCCGTGGCCGTCGAGGATCTTCTGCCGGGTGATTACATCGAGACCAGCCGGGGCACCCAGTCGATCACCTGGATCGGCTCGACCACCTATGTGCCGGGGGTGCATTCCGACGAGAGTGCGCTCGGCTCGCTCATCCGGGTCACCGCGGAGGCCTTCGGTCTCGGCCGTCCCGGCGTCGACCTTCTGCTTGGCCCGGCAGCCCGCATGGTCGTCACGCGCGCTCGCTTCCGGGCGCTGCTCGGGCAGGACAGCGTGCTGGTGCCGGTCATCGACGAGGCGGATTGGGATCGCATCGTGCCGGTGACCCCGGCGGGCGGGGTGCAACTCTACCACCTGATGGTACAGCGCCACGCGACAATCAGGGTCGGCGGGCTCGAGATGGAGACATACCACCCGGGCAAGATGCTGCACAGCTTGACCAGCCCGAACATGCGCGCGCTGTTCCTGTCGATTTTCGACAACCTGTCGGAGCTTCAGGACTTTGGCGAGCTGTCTATGACCCGTTCGTCGCGCGAGGCGGTCGATAGCCTGTTGGCCAGCTGA
- a CDS encoding Lrp/AsnC family transcriptional regulator, with product MPAHRLDPIDRKILAELQADGRMTNVELARRVGISAPPCLRRVRTLEEQGFIKGYHAEVDSRELGFEVQVFASVGLQSQAEADLRAFEDRCRSWPLVRECHMLNGEVDFILKCVAPDLSTFQAFLTEKLLTAPNVASVKTSLVIRGAKDEPGVPFDVLEERLNRTA from the coding sequence ATGCCCGCCCACAGGCTTGATCCCATCGATCGTAAGATTCTGGCAGAACTGCAGGCCGATGGCCGCATGACCAACGTCGAACTTGCCCGCCGCGTGGGCATTTCGGCCCCGCCCTGCCTCCGCCGCGTGCGCACACTCGAGGAGCAGGGCTTCATCAAGGGCTACCACGCCGAAGTCGATTCCCGCGAACTCGGCTTCGAGGTGCAGGTTTTCGCCAGCGTCGGTTTGCAGAGCCAGGCCGAGGCCGACCTGCGCGCCTTCGAGGACCGCTGCCGCAGCTGGCCGCTGGTGCGCGAGTGCCACATGCTCAACGGCGAGGTGGACTTCATCCTCAAGTGCGTGGCGCCCGATCTATCGACCTTCCAGGCCTTTCTGACCGAGAAGCTGCTGACCGCGCCGAACGTCGCCTCGGTCAAGACCTCGCTGGTCATCCGCGGCGCCAAGGACGAGCCGGGCGTGCCCTTTGACGTGCTCGAGGAACGGCTGAACCGGACCGCCTGA
- the trxB gene encoding thioredoxin-disulfide reductase → MSDTRHTRLLIIGSGPAGYTAGVYASRAMLSPLLVQGLEPGGQLTTTTEVENWPGETEIQGPDLMVKMEAHARAMGCEIVGDIITDLDLGQRPFVAKGDSGTTYTADAVVLATGARAKWLGLPTEDEFKGFGVSACATCDGFFYRGQEIVVIGGGNTAVEEALFLTNFASKVTLIHRRDELRAEKILQERLFNHPKIETLWHHQLEEVVGEDMPKGVTGVKVKHVTTGEITEIPAKGVFVAIGHAPASELVKDQLETHMGGYVVTKPGTTETSIPGVFAAGDLTDHTYRQAVTSAGMGCMAALEAERWLAEQGLDVGKDTSEPLGYGAPVEQAS, encoded by the coding sequence ATGTCTGACACCCGCCACACACGGCTCCTCATCATCGGCTCCGGCCCGGCCGGCTACACCGCGGGAGTCTACGCCTCGCGCGCCATGCTTTCCCCGCTGCTCGTGCAGGGCCTCGAGCCCGGCGGCCAGCTGACCACCACCACCGAGGTCGAGAACTGGCCCGGCGAAACCGAGATTCAAGGCCCCGACCTGATGGTGAAGATGGAAGCCCATGCCCGCGCCATGGGGTGCGAGATCGTCGGCGACATCATCACCGATCTCGACCTCGGCCAGCGCCCCTTCGTTGCGAAGGGCGACAGCGGCACCACCTACACCGCCGACGCGGTGGTGCTCGCGACCGGCGCGCGGGCGAAGTGGCTGGGCCTGCCGACCGAGGACGAATTCAAGGGCTTCGGCGTTTCCGCCTGCGCGACCTGTGACGGCTTCTTCTACCGCGGGCAGGAGATCGTGGTGATCGGCGGCGGCAACACCGCCGTGGAAGAGGCGCTGTTTCTGACCAACTTCGCCTCGAAGGTCACGCTGATCCACCGCCGCGACGAGCTGCGCGCCGAGAAGATCCTGCAGGAACGCCTGTTCAACCACCCCAAGATCGAGACCCTCTGGCACCATCAGCTCGAGGAAGTGGTCGGCGAGGACATGCCCAAGGGCGTCACCGGCGTAAAGGTCAAGCACGTGACCACGGGCGAGATCACCGAGATCCCCGCGAAGGGTGTCTTCGTCGCCATCGGGCATGCGCCCGCATCGGAGCTGGTGAAGGACCAGCTCGAGACCCACATGGGCGGCTACGTGGTGACCAAGCCCGGCACCACCGAGACCTCGATCCCCGGCGTCTTTGCCGCGGGGGACCTGACCGACCACACCTACCGCCAGGCGGTGACCTCGGCGGGCATGGGCTGCATGGCGGCGCTGGAAGCCGAGCGTTGGCTGGCCGAGCAGGGGCTCGACGTGGGCAAGGACACCTCCGAGCCGCTCGGCTACGGGGCGCCGGTCGAACAGGCCTCCTGA
- a CDS encoding autotransporter domain-containing protein, protein MKTALLMRRLALLTCLLPAAPALAADQLRTAYRSSVSTTLNASVGAFDSVLGHALNGYGKVRLNSKGLFLATPGPGPAPRMWWAFEAREYHGSTFGRKFDMLLGIEKPIGTGTRLGFATGYGVADLDTGRDIRTQTFSFAPYVQTALTDHIGLKAWAALARPDYRLGNSPRSAWRTAAGLNANGSYELRRMELSGAAGLSLSQQTSSGIGDLSTWQVGKLSASLRTRATLRLERNFRPYFELGYNYGSWIDAGKSGETHAPSLKTGLSWTHKKRSFTLSLIGTQVFDPVQPLVLNTRYSIRF, encoded by the coding sequence ATGAAGACCGCACTTCTGATGCGCAGGCTTGCGCTGCTGACCTGTCTTCTGCCCGCCGCGCCCGCGCTGGCGGCGGACCAGTTGCGAACGGCTTATCGCAGCAGCGTCTCGACCACCCTCAACGCCTCGGTCGGGGCCTTCGACAGCGTCCTGGGTCATGCGCTGAACGGCTATGGCAAGGTGCGGCTGAACAGCAAGGGGCTGTTCCTGGCGACGCCGGGACCGGGACCTGCGCCGCGCATGTGGTGGGCCTTCGAGGCCCGCGAGTACCATGGCAGCACCTTCGGCCGAAAATTCGACATGCTGCTGGGGATCGAGAAGCCGATCGGAACGGGCACGCGGCTGGGTTTTGCCACCGGCTACGGGGTGGCCGACCTTGATACCGGGCGTGACATCCGCACCCAGACCTTCAGTTTCGCGCCCTACGTGCAAACCGCGCTGACAGACCACATCGGACTCAAGGCCTGGGCGGCGCTGGCGCGGCCCGACTACCGGCTCGGCAACTCGCCGCGCAGCGCCTGGCGCACCGCCGCGGGGCTCAACGCGAATGGCAGCTACGAGCTTCGGCGCATGGAACTTTCGGGGGCGGCCGGCCTGTCGCTGTCGCAGCAGACCAGCAGTGGCATCGGGGATCTCTCGACCTGGCAGGTGGGCAAGCTCTCGGCCTCGCTGCGCACCCGCGCCACGCTGCGGCTCGAGCGCAACTTCCGCCCCTATTTCGAGCTGGGCTACAACTATGGCAGCTGGATCGATGCGGGCAAGTCCGGCGAGACCCATGCCCCCAGCCTCAAGACCGGCCTGAGCTGGACCCACAAGAAGCGCAGCTTCACGCTGAGCCTGATCGGCACACAGGTTTTTGACCCGGTGCAGCCGCTTGTGCTCAACACGCGCTACAGCATCCGCTTCTGA
- a CDS encoding PhzF family phenazine biosynthesis protein, translating to MTKLPLDWADAFTDVPFGGNGCAVLHGGAALDDETCIRVVRETSLVECTFTGPSEVADVRVRYFLASGEIPFAGHPTIATVAALVHRGLVTGDRLTLETLAGLIPIEIDRSVSPPRIVMTQKSPEFGPCPDKALVADAVSLSPSDILGQPQLVSTGLPCCVTVLKDRAALDRALLDPEALSRLHVALGRGEAEFAEPFLVTLEGATDAGATYARLLLPPPNPPEDPFTGSATGAMAAYLWSKGLIAAPVFTAEQGHGMGRPGQAQVEVLGPPEAITGVRVGGQAHVLISGEIHL from the coding sequence ATGACCAAGCTGCCGCTTGACTGGGCCGACGCCTTCACGGACGTGCCCTTTGGCGGCAACGGCTGCGCCGTCCTGCATGGCGGGGCGGCGCTGGACGACGAGACCTGCATCCGCGTCGTGCGCGAGACATCACTGGTCGAATGCACCTTCACTGGCCCCTCCGAGGTGGCGGACGTGCGGGTGCGCTACTTCCTCGCCAGCGGCGAGATTCCCTTTGCCGGCCACCCCACCATCGCCACCGTCGCGGCGCTGGTGCACCGGGGACTGGTCACGGGCGACCGGCTGACCCTCGAGACCCTGGCCGGGCTCATCCCAATCGAGATCGACCGCTCGGTGAGCCCGCCGCGCATCGTGATGACCCAGAAATCCCCGGAGTTCGGTCCTTGCCCCGACAAGGCGCTGGTGGCCGACGCGGTCTCTCTCTCGCCGTCCGACATTCTCGGCCAGCCGCAACTGGTTTCGACCGGCCTACCCTGCTGCGTGACCGTGCTGAAAGACCGCGCGGCGCTCGACCGCGCCCTGCTGGACCCCGAGGCGCTGAGCCGCCTCCACGTGGCGCTCGGTAGGGGCGAGGCAGAGTTCGCCGAGCCCTTCCTCGTCACCCTCGAAGGCGCGACAGATGCCGGCGCCACCTATGCGCGATTGCTGCTTCCGCCTCCGAACCCGCCCGAAGATCCCTTCACCGGCTCGGCCACCGGCGCCATGGCGGCCTATCTCTGGTCGAAGGGGCTGATCGCAGCCCCCGTCTTCACAGCTGAGCAGGGCCATGGCATGGGCCGCCCGGGCCAGGCGCAGGTCGAGGTGCTCGGCCCACCCGAGGCGATCACCGGCGTGCGGGTCGGCGGGCAGGCGCATGTGCTGATCTCGGGCGAGATCCACCTCTGA